A region of Heteronotia binoei isolate CCM8104 ecotype False Entrance Well chromosome 2, APGP_CSIRO_Hbin_v1, whole genome shotgun sequence DNA encodes the following proteins:
- the LOC132567447 gene encoding LOW QUALITY PROTEIN: RNA-binding protein MEX3D-like (The sequence of the model RefSeq protein was modified relative to this genomic sequence to represent the inferred CDS: deleted 1 base in 1 codon) produces the protein MPSSASPLEGPFPALGGLLGVSPPCSRLPPEHPPVQQPFPLEEGEEEASSGERPAVPSAAPRLEGPLSALGGLLGASPPCSRLPPRHPPVQQPLPLEEGEGEEEEEDALQLALDHLSILGQEEEEEMGGLELEPPGYGALAGGGGGGGFALLEPLEGGSPPGELFAAFPGSLLGGPPPHLLLAAPPTPPLGTIGSRKRSVNTTECVTVPSSEHVAEIVGRQGCKIKALRAKTNTYIKTPVRGEEPVFIVTGRKEDVEMAKREILSAAEHFSMIRATRNKVNGVSGTVLGPPNLPGQTTIQVRVPYRVVGLVVGPKGATIKRIQQQTHTYIVTPSREKEPIFEVTGMPENVDRAREEIEAHITMRTGSFVDISSDNDFHTNGTDVCLDLLGGAGSGPSSLWVKAPN, from the exons ATGCCCAGCTCGGCCTCCCCGCTGGAAGGGCCCTTTCCCGCCCTgggggggctgctgggggtgagCCCCCCTTGCAGCCGGCTCCCCCCGGAGCATCCCCCCGTCCAGCAGCCTTTCCCCCtcgaagaaggagaagaggaggcgtCGAGCGGGGAGCGCCCAGCCGTGCCCAGCGCGGCCCCCCGGTTGGAAGGGCCCCTCTCCGCCCTgggggggctgctgggggcgagCCCCCCTTGCAGCCGGCTCCCCCCGCGGCATCCCCCCGTCCAGCAGCCTCTCCCCCtcgaggagggagaaggagaagaggaggaggaggacgcccTCCAGCTTGCCCTGGACCACCTCTCCATCTTGGgccaagaggaagaggaggagatggggGGGCTGGAGCTGGAGCCCCCCGGCTATGGGGCgctggcaggaggaggagggggcggcgGCTTCGCCCTGCTGGAGCCCCTCGAAGGGGGCTCCCCGCCGGGCGAGCTCTTTGCAGCCTTCCCGGGCTCGCTGCTGGGGGGGccgcccccccacctcctcctggCCGCCCCCCCGACGCCGCCGCTGGGCACCATCGGGAGCCGCAAGAGGAGCGTCAACACCACCGAGTGCGTGACCGTGCCCAGCTCCGAGCACGTGGCCGAGATCGTGGGCAGGCAAG GGTGCAAGATCAAAGCTTTGAGAGCAAAAACCAACACCTACATAAAGACACCAGTGAGAGGGGAGGAACCTGTCTTCATTGTGACCGGCCGAAAAGAGGATGTGGAAATGGCCAAGCGAGAGATCCTCTCGGCCGCCGAGCACTTCTCGATGATCCGAGCCACTCGCAACAAAGTCAATGGGGTGTCAGGGACAGTCTTAGGTCCCCCCAACCTCCCCGGGCAGACGACGATCCAAGTGCGGGTGCCTTACCGCGTGGTCGGCTTGGTGGTGGGCCCCAAGGGGGCCACCATCAAGCGGATCCAGCAGCAGACCCACACATACATCGTGACCCCGAGTCGAGAAAAAGAGCCCATCTTTGAGGTTACC GGCATGCCCGAGAACGTTGACCGGGCCCGGGAGGAAATCGAAGCCCACATCACCATGAGAACGGGCTCCTTCGTTGACATCAGCAGCGACAATGACTTCCACACCAACGGCACGGACGTCTGCCTGGATTTGCTGGGTGGCGCTGGCAGTGGTCCCTCCAGCCTGTGGGTCAAAGCCCCCAAT